CCCTTCTTTCtcaatgtaattatttttgttgttccagtgtgtgtgtgcacacacacacacaaatacataaaatactgtATGAATGGTATTTCTCTGTACAGGAATACGACAAGGTCTAGAGGATTTTTAAAAGTTGGACTTCATAAAGTGTCAGCTTTCTATTTAAGCAGCTGTTACTAATCTGGAAGAAAttgtggtaaaaaaaataaagaagaattttcCCCCACTTTTGACAGATTACCTTCTGCGTCATCTAGTGAGAGAAACTGGAGCCTTTTTCTTGGGTGATTGTGCTGTGAAGTAGATGTAGGACCAGTTTCCAGGTCATCTAGAAGTATGTCAAATCTACAGAACAGGAAGCACACCACAATTACTTGCTAGAAACTATGTATCAACCGATACATTATTTTCTACTTTCACCTTTTGGTTAAATAAACAAATTGTCAATTTCTATCCCACAGGCATTGCAAGTCTTCTGATGACTGCTAATGGTACTGTACCCAGATATATTTGCACACACCAAATACCTCATTCATGTGACTCTCTTTCAGGAGCAGGCCAAGCTGTCGCTCCCAAACACGCTGAGCTCCCATGTTGTCATCCTCAAGAACCACCGGAGCAGTGCTACACACTTCTTCCTCATGCATGTCCTGCACTTGGATCTCACAGCTAAGTATGTTCTCTGAAACTCTACAGGCCTTGCCAAGCAAAGATGTCTATAGAAACCACGGTATCTAGTACAGTTAGCAGAAAGTTCAGTTTATGTATCTTTTAACATGTCTGTAAGTGCCACGATAGGCAGGTACATCCTACTTTCaacttttatttacatttcctgATAAGCGGCACGTGGATCTGGACTTACTCCACAAAACAATTCTATCACTTCTTTGTCACTGATCAATCTCGTGCCAATAGTAAAACCAACGTCTGATCTTGGTGAAATCACTCTAGATTTTTCTTGccagattttaaaaagtaagacTTAGCTTTATATTCAGAAATCTTCACATGACTCATTTACTAGGACTTAATGACCATGAAACAGCAGTGGCAGCATTAAGCCTGCATGAACATACTGCTGCTCTAATAACGATCAGAACACAATTGTATTCATTAAACTCGTACCTCGtcactgtgttttcatttttgctgagCAAATGGCTAAATCCAGGAGAGAGGTTTTCTTTTGGAGATCGTTTCGGGCTGTACGTCACAGACACTGGTGCCAACATTATCTCTCTTGTTGCTGCAAAAGACAAAGTACGTTTAACTACCTAAAACTTCTCCCAATGCAGCATCTCCCACTCGTGTGATCAGATGCTTACGttttaaaagaatgcttttcAAAGCTGTCTTCATGTTTATTTAAATTAGATGAAAAGTCCATCGTACcacagaataatgaaaataaactcaGAACTCTCACGTTTTCTATGATTATAGACAAGGGTATTTTTCAGACTCTCTCATAGAATAATGCAGAAATcctgccttcatttttctttcttctagagCAGCCTTTCATTATTTGTTTCTACTTTTTGAGTAAGACAAACCAAACCTCAGGAAAGCACTTACTTGGAGTATTCGATTTCCTGTTTGCAGGAGGAAGGGACGATGACCTCTGGCCACAAGGAGAACTGTACCGTTTCGGTCTGTGttgatcttttcctttctctggggATCGGTTAGCAACTAAAGAAGTTTCAACAAACCCAACAGTCTGACGTCGATTTGATGTTTCTAATTAAGAGGAAAAAGTTATTACATTAATCAATCTTTTTTCAGTACAAGAACTCACAAATATTCTCCCGTACTCAGCTTTCAGTGTACAAAGACTGCACTTAGTCTGCCTCACTTCAACATATTTGTGCTGTTTCGCTCAAGTCTCACTTCCTGCTCATCATATTAATGAAACAGATAGTTTAACGcattaaaaagggagaaatgtgGGAGAAACAATGCTAAATAACACTGATTTAATAAAGAGACAGTGGAAAGCAGGACAAAAGCATCTTTTGGGAAAGAGGGTTGGAGTACTTGCCTGAAACAAGAATATAAGCATTTATGAAAGACTCgatgttttctaattaaaaggcTTCCTAAATCAGTGTTGTTAGAACACCCCGGTGCAGTCCTACAGCACGCACACCAGCTCTCTTCATAACATTCTGATACAACCCCATGAGAACAAAACTTAAATGGATGTAGAGCCAGCCAGAGCTTTGTTAGGACTCCATTAACTGTTTATAAATACCGAGATATTCTTAGAAAAAGGACATTAACTACTCACTAGCATGAGACCTAACAGCAACCTTTGCATTCCCTCTATTTTAAACAAGTCACTTAGCTATATCATTTTGAATTTTCTTAGGAAAACTCCACAAGTTTGCATActaaaactgtttttatctcatcACTCAAGCCCGATGGACGTTAATGCTGAGAATAACAAAACCAAGATATGCAAACAGAGAAAAGCCAATAAACACAAGTtcaggaatataaaaataaaaattactagtTGAtgtatcttctttttctgtctgtgtaCCCCAGTCTTtaaatgcttttccttcttcaAGTTCTTTAAATGCTTGTATAATCGGTGCTTCTGACATCTCATTCTCTTTGTTTACTATTGTGTTTGTTGAAGAGTCGTCTTGTGAGGAGTCTTTCTCAGGAGGAGAATGGTGCCTTAAAGCAAGCGAggcagtaaagggaaaaaaagatcttttttttttttttactttatttcatatAGCCAAATACTGGCTGAATAAACAAAAACCTGGAGAAATTCGGTTAGAGCTTTAAAGTCCTCAAACCAGGAATTTTAAGGGTGCTTTTTAATTTCAGCCAAGAACCTCAGAGGATCATCTAATAGCCAATTCAAGAATCTAAAGTTGAACAGTGTGAGTTAAATTTGGTGACTTGACATGTTCTCAGAACTAAATATGTGCTGACAGAGCCTTTAGAAACTGCTGAGTAAGAAGACAAACTACTAAATTGCACCCTAAGTTACACCTGAAGCTTCACACTGATGGAAAGCTGCAGCCAACATCTAGAGCTCATATACTCTACAACAGAGTTCACTGTGTCCAAACTCAGAGTGGAACTGGACACAAACACAGAGCGTAAAGACAGTGACAGAAGATGCAGCTGAAGCTTTCTGGTATTTCAAGGAAGGTAGTGAAGGCTGCTGCTCGTTGCTTCATACCAGGTTAGCAAAGGAAGGAGGTTGGTTTGGTTGTAAGGAATTGTATAGCATCAACAACATCAAGGCATTTTTTTAGAACTCAACAAGTAGAAAATCTGGAAATATGGATCTAGTCAATTTTGGATAAAACTATTTTTAGAAGTTCAGTATTTTAGGATTTCACATCATAGTGGAGACTGAAGGAAACCAGCTCACCTAGAAGGAATATAGGTTTCTTCTAATCTGTTATCTTTGGGGCTTTCTTGGACTTCCAAAGGCTGGCCAGTGAAGATTGAATACTCTGCTCCTGGTATCAACCACTTTCGCCTGCTGACATCAGGAGTTGCCAACTTACTGTGGgaacaaaaaacttcaaaaattatGAAAGGCTtcagaattttttctcctttttttttttaatttaagggaaaacaaaaagaaaatccagctaTTTATTCTAGTTAAACAGAAACAATAACAAATATGCAATAAACTCATAAATACCacggaaaaaaaaccctgttttttaaaacatgtttgtaaagtaaaaaaaaaatattaaaaaaaacccaaaaccatatGTTGACATAGATTACTGCAATATTTCAGAGCATCTGACCCCAGCTTTCCTTTTGccatttattagaaaaataaaaaccaaaaaacctgaacAAGAAAAAGTCACTGTTGATGACCTGAGAGTGATTTTGTGCAATTCAAACTAGAGTACGCATTCTATTTGAACTTCCACTCTACTCTCAGGATACCTGTACAAACTGTATTTAGAAACATAAGATGTAGTTATCAGCTTTTCAAATCAATGACACAAAGAAAACCTCTAATGTCTAATTGGACTATTAAATTTTATTCCCAAGATCTTTGTTGAGCATGGGAATCCCTGAGCACCTGAGACCTATCAAACACTGACTTAGGAAGACTAGAGACAGTCTGCCAAGTCACGCATGTATTAtccgatttatttatttatttttaataatttcttggCATGTGAAGTCTCTGGATTACATCACATGTTTAATCCAGTTTAGCCTATAGACAGACATCTTTATCTTTACCAATTTTtagcaaaacacattaaaaagtaTTCTAAAACACACGACCTGTTTTCACATTGTTAGAACATTTACTTACTTGGCACAAGAGGTTCTTAAATGACTTTCAGTAATATGGCGCAGTTTCAACATATTTTCGTGTTCTACCTGCTTGAGCTGAGCTTCAAGTTTTGAAATTGTCCTaatgtggaagaagcaaagatgCATTATAAGATGATTTAAAAGACATAAAAGAGATACCTAAGAAATACTTAAAGTTTACTCATTTTTATTCAGATATCTTGGGTGAAGCAGAACAAGAACAACTACTACGTCTTATCTATGTAGCTATCTATcgaaatacatatataaatatgtattggAATTCTGAGTTAAATAAATTAGGTAACCTAGCTAGAAAGACAAGACCAGGAGATATTGCTGTGGACCAAAGCATTCAACTCAGAGGGGTTGGGGAAAGTAAAACACGAACATTTTTCCTCCACCCTGACTGGTTTTAATGAGTGGCTCCTTCTCCTGTGCGTCACTCAGGTAACTCCACTGTTCCAGAAGGCTTCCTTCTATTCCTTTCTTAAATTCTTTCTATTCattctttctgttcttcttcTTGAAAAATTGGGTAGTctaagcagcagagaaaaggacTGTGACATCTCCCAAGGACCACATTtgctatttttctggttttggctgAAGACTATGTACAGGTTAATGCTTGGTGGCAGTGATATTTGGAATGAATTTTTGAGGTGAAACTTGTAGCCACATTTCTAGAAGAATCAtcaaaaatcacacacacaaaaatatcttcCTAGCAATCTGGGTTTCAGCTGCTCATataaaaacatgaaaggaaaTGATGACAGCACATACCCAGAGAAGAAGCTCAAAGGGAGATGAATGATGTGGAACTTCACCTCATTAACAGTTCTACAATGCCTGCCCTAGAGTCCTCTCAGatgtcctctcctcccacccctccagaCTTCCCTGAGCCAGTGTGCTGTCTACCATCCTTGACAAGGAGTGGCTGAGAAATCCCGAACTAGAGGATACGTTATAACTGTAAACACCTTGATGGTCACATACGTTTTGCCTAGGGCCTACCCAGAAAGTATAAAGCTCAATGAATTTCTGTTCTCCCAAGGAAAAAATAGATCCAGGTAGCATGAGGGACATCTACAGGATATATTGTCCCTGCTCTATACACAGAATATCTTTCTGTCCTTTACTCATGCCTAGGAGCCATAATCTTGAACAGCAAACTCCTGTCAGCATCCTTGCTCCTGAAAACCACAGCAGAGACTGGTTAGCTGAAGACGGGAGCTCCTGAGGAGACAACTGTAGCAGTAGAAGCTTGAGCAGTGGCCTGGCTGGGCTAAGTGACAACCAGCAGAAAGGCAGCAATTAATTACATCCCACTGGAAGATGTTGtgtttgaggaagcagaaaaaaaccaaacacctatCCTAAAAGAACAAGATATTTACAATGTGTACAAAGTAACAAAGTAATATAAAATGCTTCACAAGATGTAATTAAAATTGTGAGATATACAGCCTTCATAATCTAGGAGTAAATGTTTAGGCCATAGTCTATATTTCATATTGTTAAAATAGCAATAAGACAGTTTCTCATTTACCTTTTCAGATCAGAAATCTGCGTGTTTGCATCaagcaatttgttttcagttgcATTTAATGTATCCTACaagtacacaaagaaaaaaaagtaaaaagcctAGAACTACAGaactgtattaaaagaaaaattactaacTCTTCATCAGTCATGACAACAGTATGTTAAATACACCTTCCTATTTGAAAGCAAAGTCCATTAAATTTCTTTGGCTTTGACTTTACAATATTTTTACTGCCTATGACTGGAAAACGATACATTCCAaactccctccttttccctttcctgggATTTGAAGATGTAGTAAGAAGCTACCAGTTAAAATAAATATGGATCTTTCTGTTTGatctttttcaaaatacttaagtTAATTCTGTGGCACATTATCATGTATTTTGCGTGTTTGGTATTTTCAATTAACTAGCACGTACTTACCTTTACTCTTTCATGTTCTTTTCCAAGGGACTCGTATTCTCCTAAAAgctaaagcaaaaacaaacaaaaaaggaacacACAAACCCACACTGAGACTATATACAATTAACAGTTTTGTTGACTGCTGTAAAGTCATCTAAACTGCTTGTTTAACACAGGCAGAAGCACTACAGGGGACACACAATGTACTTTAGTATTATCTGTTAAGTTCTAGCATCTTCCAATTGGAACAAAAAGTTacagacaggacaagaggagacagAGCTATTTACACAACGGATTTCTAGTGTTCAAATTATTTATCTCTAAAGAAACCAAAGGACCAGAACAAACCAGTAAAATTCCTCACTGACTTGTTAAAGCTGactttgtattttgaaattttaatttaaaaaaggagtTAAAGCATAATGTAGCTTTTCCAGCTAATGCCCATTTTGCAAAAAACAAATCCATTTAAACATTCTGTGAAGGTATTACTGAAGAATCACAGGAACAATTCTTTTGATTCAGTCTGAAGTCACACATAAAATTAACAGTTTTATCAAGCTGTGATGATTAAAGAAATTCAGTCCATTCCCAATAagattgagaggaaaaaaataacttgttccaaaataatttcctaatttcCTCTAAAAATAAAGTGAACTAATAGTGCATAATAAAATACCTGAGATGGACTATGACAAGTGTTATCACATCAAGTACACACTTGCTGCATTAAATACCTGGTTTCAAATACCTATTAGGATCATAGTGTCACTTAACATCTCGCCTACTAAGCAGTCAGCTGAATAATATCTGTTCTTTTAGCTGCACATTAAGACTTTACGATGGTAAACTTTGAGCAGTTTTACAAAACCCAGGACTGTGTTTGTAACACGCTGTGCAACTGTAAACACCATTGCCCATTCTCTTACTTACGTTttggaacattttattttcttccttcagcctTGTATTTTTATTATCAGATAACTTGTAAGCTTTTTCAAATGCTTCCTCTAGATCTTTAAGCCTCGATTTTAGTCGACTGATAGTGTTATCCTTCTCTTTATTATTTGTGCGCATTTCTTCAATACGTTCTTGCAAAACTTTGGAAGTATCACTGACTGCATAAAAGCGTTCTCTCCAATCTGCCTGTAAGAGAAAAATACCCCATCCATCATAACGCTTGCctggtaggttttttttatttcagtacaaaGCATAATCTAAAAAAATCACctacacagaaaacaaagagtACATCTGTACAGGAACTAAACAAGATTTTTGCTCATTTCTGTGATGtataaagaatgaaaaaggagaCTAAAACCCCAAAAGTTCTATTAATTTTATGGGACTTAAAATATTTAGAGGTTAGGCCCCTAATCCCAGCTGATTGTCTTGCTTCCCAACACAGAAATATGTCTAAAAAAGGTGGAAGGGATTAGTCTCTCCAGGTGTTCTAACTTTCATGAAAAGTGTCCTGTTCTTTGACCAATAAATGCAGCCATAAGCAAACTGCTCTGACCTAGCCAGAAAGACTCTATAAATATACTTAGAATATTTGTGCCCTCGTGCAGATGAGATTTGCTTTTACCACAGCTCGAATAAGAAATTAAAGAGAAAGCAACTAAAcgaaaatcaattaaaaaaaaaaaccaacccaaaccaaagagAGACACCATAAACGCATCACAATATTTCACTCTTGGACATTGTTTGATCCCTGATGACCTGGAAAGGAAGTTCATAATCAAAAGTAGATTCAAATAGAGAGTCTTAAGGAACTCAGCCAGGAAAGTCACCGCTGTAACATATTGGCTGATGTCATATATTAAGGAGAAAGGTTGAAAATAAAGAAAGGTAAGGAAACACAGATCAACCTAATAATGAACAGGTGCATTCTCTTACCCTTTTAGTTAAAAAGCAATTTGAATTGAGAATACATACTTACCACTTGCTTTTCTAGCATATTATTCTTATCTTCAAGGGTTTTTATGCGAGCGCTTGCTTCATTCAGAGCTGCATCTAATTGGTCACACCTATTCGGAAGATACAGATCACAAAAACTTCTTGAAATTTTCAAATAATAAGTCTACATTTTAtagccttttttccttcctcaagcATCTCCACGAATTTGGGTGCCCAGCCTGTGACATTCTCCCATAGTCTTTGGCCGTTGCAGCGAGCACCCGGAGtccctgctgggaagggctgtggtgCCTATGGAGGGCAAGCAGCAAACTGGGAACACGTGCAGGGACTCCAGATGGCTCGGAGCGTAAGAGCTGCAGAACCGAAAGCAGCTGAGATGCACCAGCGCAGAGCTCCACTTCAGCTAATTGATGATGCTGTGTGATAATTAATGAGTGAAATCATATCACAAGCTACTTTAACTCAATTAATGACTGCTCAGAAGTCACTTTTAATAGTTATAACACACTAGCGCTGGAAGATAAGTACAAAAGAGTCCTAACTGCCCACGCGCTTTTTCAATTATTCTGAGGGGCATAAATTTTGTGAAGCATTTTAGCTGTCTAAATTTACAATAAGTATTTTGACTGGCAATAATGATATAAAAATCACATCAAACTTCTATATATAGCAAACATTCAAGCTACATCTAATGGAATATATAGGTGAGGCACACAGATTCCAGTAGCGAGATCCGGTCAAAGAGCACTGATTGGAAAATTTGCTTTATAAAGCTACCAGTGAATTCAAGATTGGTCCTGTATCATCTGTAGTTTTGACAGGAAAGGTAAAGAGGGATGATGTTCACCAGTGTGACAGGTGAGCACTCTTACAACAGAGATGGTTCCATTGCAAATTGCTGATGACTACCTCAGCCTGCCACCCTTTCTTGAGCAAAACTTACACTGGCATCAGGAAAAATCAGGTCAAACAAGACCTCTGGGCCAAACATCACACTTGCTGCCTACCAATAATTTTAAACTGATCTTAAACAGCTGCATTAAATAacgtaaaaattatatttaataggAAAATATTACTGTCATAGATGCATGAAATCTTCAGAATTGAAGAGGGGCATAAACTTTTCAAGATTATAAACAAGCATACTCAGTTTTTAAAGTGGAAAGAAAACCATGTAACAGAGGACGAGGACAAGTGAGGACAAACAGTACCTGTCAGCAAGATTTTGATTGATTTTCTTCAAGTCTTCAGATGAAGCATTTTTATGGCTTGCCTCTAGCTGCTGTTTTAAGCTCTGTATCTCAGATTCATAGTAAGCTCGTAGATCAGCTATGTGTCGAGCATGTTTTTCCCTCAAGTTCTGCCTAATcctattttcaaaattaagaacaaaaaaatttccAGCTATCCACATGACCATGCATTGCTGTATTCATTCCCACAAAATGAACTCAGCATATAAATAACAATATAGAGAAATTATACAtactcttttctctcctttgctaTGCACTGGAAACTATgcatgtaaaattaaaataggaaTACCCAAACGCTGCACTGTCTCGAAACCATGACCCCTACAAAAGCCCCCACACGTGGACTATATGCCATGTCTGCTTGTCCATGTGCAAATCGTGAGAGCTTCAATAGGAAAAATAAGTACCTCCCATTTGCTAAGTGCAGTAATTCTGAAATTCTCCCACCATTTGACTCTAAATAGGAAACCATAATCCCCACACAACTTTGATATTCTCCGCCTAAATTAACTCCCTCATACAGCCTATGAAGGAAGCATGTATCTTTATTTTAacgtataaaaataaataaccaaaGCATTAAAACATAGAAAATTGTTTTGCCTTCCGTTTAAGGCTTTGACatccaaggaagacagagcataAATACTGTGCCTCAGATTAAATAGCACGATCTAAAGAAGATTAAATAGTATGGTCTAAAGAAAGACAATTTTAAGAAGTGGAAAATGACCGTTACATTTATATGCCATGCGTACttcaggggagggaaaaaaaggaggggaaaaagcagcaatatCCAGCTATGTTCTAAGAAAACAGAACTCAAAAATTTTGTTTGTTATACTAGTATCGTTAAGTTTCACTTCTTTCATAAAAGTACCAActctacagctttaaaaaaaaaataaaaaattacttactTTGACATTATCACAGGATCTTCAACAGATGTCACTGAAAGACTATATTCTGGCAAACTGCTGTCAGCACACTGAGTAACAGAAGATGGAGTTAGAGTCAgtgtttcttcctcctcagtgTTGACTGAATTATCATTATTAGCATCCGTATATGCCATTGGAAAGGGACAGCTGGTCTTGGTTTCATTTTGGAATGGGCGATTTCTCCAGAGGTCCAaatgcacagctctgctgctggcaggatATTTTGGAGAATCATCTAACTGAGATGAATTACTTGTCTGTGAAAAAGAGTCTGTGTCACAATGACTTGGAAACCCGGGCTCCGCCATAGAGTCTGGAGAAAAAGGAGTAGTCTCTTCAGGAATCTTGAAAACACAGCATCCTGGGTTCTGCTGACCTGGTTTCATATGCAGGGTTGGGTCTAACGTCAAGATCTAGGAAAAagttataatgcaaaaaaaattatgatttaagTTTTGTTCCTGTAAACAGAGTTTATCTGAAGACATCAGTAATCCATATAATATACTGCAGGAATTATGTTTACTATTACTACAATCATTTGGTAGCAACAAGCAAGATGAAGGGACCTGCAACAGCTTAGATGATCGTGCATATTCCCATCGTTTGCAACTTGAGTTTCTAAGTTTCCATTAAGAATAAAAGACATCTGTAGCTGTCTAGAAAACCTTTGAAATTTCAGTTATGTAAATAGAAAGACTATGATGTCTACTTGTAGGTTGAAACAGTAACTTTGTACCGTTATGAGAAATCACTTCATAGATTATGTGAACAAGATAGTCACGCAGCAGCCATCATTACTGGATTTTGAACAAGACCGAAAGCTGTGTAAAGAAACAGATATGATAAAGAATATTTCTACAACCTGTGCCTCTTCTGTTTCACAAGTGAAATTAACTTGTCTTGTGGGAAATAGTAAGAAAACTTTGCTCCTGTGACTGCAGTTCCACATGCATTTCATCAGCTGCAGCCTCAGTGTAAGCAGATCCGTCCCTGCGCCATCCTCAAGGTTGTGCAGCAAAGGTGCCGTTTACCCAGGGTATTCTTAGAGGTTCTTTTCAGCTGGATCCCCTCCCAATCTGCTTCATCACTGGGCTTCACAAATTGCTGTTCCAGCATAACACTGGAGGTGGCAGCAGGGGCCAATTAATGTGAAACCAGTCTGTAACCGTATCTTCAAACTGAGCCGAGAAGTAAGGAAATTGATTTTACCTCTGGTGGGTGACTTGACTGCGAAGGCAGCATAAAATTCTGGTCTGGCAGCTGCTTGTTCTCCCTCTGTCTTTTATGATAAATATCCTTCAATGATGATGGCTTCGTTTCATCAGCAGAAGATAACTTCAACAGGAAAAATTGCAACATGAGTTTATCTGAATGCAACCCTCCATCCCCAATATAGATAAATAAGTTGTGGGGTGGGTTTAGCTAACAAATCAGTTCAGAACAGAATAAGGCTTTACTCAATGCTCCCTATCTAAAAAAGGGTCCTCAATGAGGCACACACACCTTTAACATACTAGTTAGTCTCTTTTAATCTCCTACATACacagtttcttttaaatgacaaaacaagGTCAACATATTCCAAGTGACTTCAGGGAGGGTAATGAATAATGCAAAAACAGAATACAAAATATTGAGCTAACAAAAGAGTTCTCAGAGAAAAGTTAGCTTCTGGAGGGCTGATTCTTTCCATCATAGAAAAAACCAAAGATAACAAGCAACTAtaagacaatttttaaaacacatataAAGTTTACCTGATCTGGTGACACTTTTGTGGAGAAAATATCAGTGAACTCACTTCTGAAATTCTCTGGTAAGGAGTGATACATCTCCTTTTCATCTAGTTTCCAGTAAGAAAGTCctgataagaagaaaaaaattaaagaaaaaaaaattacaaatttcgAGCTCATGACTATAGAACAGGAATCCCAAAATCCATTAGTAAAATGTTACTTTGTCAGCTAACAAGAATGCTGTATGAAGTATTTGCATCTATTGCT
The Numenius arquata chromosome 16, bNumArq3.hap1.1, whole genome shotgun sequence DNA segment above includes these coding regions:
- the MPHOSPH9 gene encoding M-phase phosphoprotein 9, giving the protein MENCDVVNTVQEVPSSSTDSDVRNTHSSVCNLNCNRSPSSIPNGVSGYSGNTRSSLTPGSVKLLASFMQDIQNIGNADSEIVKNCETRWLQLLRLVEKQCQEQIVAQQEQFRHQIQLIQDEIRQLVKLQTSNWGAGKSRSLPAKLTDTFSSLESQMGMCSEIFEEHEGIVNQLRSNEAESQPNASDLHQECFANDASMTSGYGTLSASQLNPSKSNGINKCTDYMEKTSQGQGDAAVLQSDAVVASVQNKRELPPQKIEENFSSGRNDILAFSAEFEHKVDEAQCGKKPSRSLTSWAQKLKQNQPKRINAEGGCVNSMQENEQAKKIPLENTNLTDAALSHYTFYLSQPKESPNSLASEASGLSYWKLDEKEMYHSLPENFRSEFTDIFSTKVSPDQLSSADETKPSSLKDIYHKRQRENKQLPDQNFMLPSQSSHPPEILTLDPTLHMKPGQQNPGCCVFKIPEETTPFSPDSMAEPGFPSHCDTDSFSQTSNSSQLDDSPKYPASSRAVHLDLWRNRPFQNETKTSCPFPMAYTDANNDNSVNTEEEETLTLTPSSVTQCADSSLPEYSLSVTSVEDPVIMSKIRQNLREKHARHIADLRAYYESEIQSLKQQLEASHKNASSEDLKKINQNLADRCDQLDAALNEASARIKTLEDKNNMLEKQVADWRERFYAVSDTSKVLQERIEEMRTNNKEKDNTISRLKSRLKDLEEAFEKAYKLSDNKNTRLKEENKMFQNLLGEYESLGKEHERVKDTLNATENKLLDANTQISDLKRTISKLEAQLKQVEHENMLKLRHITESHLRTSCANKLATPDVSRRKWLIPGAEYSIFTGQPLEVQESPKDNRLEETYIPSRCNLGHHSPPEKDSSQDDSSTNTIVNKENEMSEAPIIQAFKELEEGKAFKDWGTQTEKEDTSTKTSNRRQTVGFVETSLVANRSPEKGKDQHRPKRYSSPCGQRSSSLPPANRKSNTPTTREIMLAPVSVTYSPKRSPKENLSPGFSHLLSKNENTVTRFDILLDDLETGPTSTSQHNHPRKRLQFLSLDDAEEKYHSYRRQHSGVRHSSCAESINTGMKKAAAWDERSVAQKYEPVLSPCEGDFKYATRITTLAETERLFDELTQEKQQIEAALSRIPCSGGRMTLQARLNQEALEDRLERINRDLGSIRMTLKRFHVLRTSANL